The proteins below are encoded in one region of Scyliorhinus torazame isolate Kashiwa2021f chromosome 16, sScyTor2.1, whole genome shotgun sequence:
- the LOC140393382 gene encoding alpha-internexin-like, whose translation MSSGPDLYPSSYRRLWGDSPRSAGRFGSSARGLRSLSVPRAGSLPPALLRRSADLELLQAPGLGLEFRITRTNEKEQLQGLNDRFALYIDKVRGLEQHNRGLEAELGLLRQRQAEPSRLAELYERELRELRAQVDELSSGRCQALLERDSLEQELSKQRLRLEEEQRARGEAEAAGRAYQRDVDGASLARLELEKRLESLLEELGFERRLHHEEVEELRSLLQAAQLPVEVEVDTAKPELTAALRDIRAEYENLAARNTQSAEDWYKTKFADMSEAAAKSSEALRANREELSEYRRQLQSRTIEVEAVRGTNESLERQLREMEERHSAEISGLQDTIGQVEDELSNTKVEMARHLREYQELLNVKMALDIEIAAYRKLLEGEETRISTSIINLPPTSSIPALSVPFQPRFSTMTTSTLVTSKKEKEEQPKMSSKSSKQSSKQKTEAYEEIIEETIVSTKKVEREEQNTTGQKTEFANPPK comes from the exons ATGAGTTCCGGGCCGGATCTGTACCCGTCCTCGTACCGCCGCCTGTGGGGGGACAGCCCCCGCTCGGCCGGCCGCTTCGGCAGCTCGGCCCGCGGCCTGCGCTCGCTGTCCGTGCCCCGGGCCGGGAGCCTCCCCCCGGCTCTGCTCCGCCGCTCCGCCGACCTGGAGCTGCTGCAGGCCCCAGGCCTCGGCCTCGAGTTCCGCATCACCCGCACCAACGAgaaggagcagctgcagggcctcaACGACCGCTTCGCCCTCTACATCGACAAGGTGCGCGGCCTGGAGCAGCACAACCGCGGCCTGGAGGCCGAGCTGGGCCTCCTGCGGCAGCGCCAGGCCGAGCCCTCCCGCCTGGCCGAGCTGTACGAGCGGGAGCTGCGGGAGCTGCGGGCCCAGGTGGACGAGCTGAGCTCGGGCCGCTGCCAGGCGCTGCTGGAGCGGGACAGCCTGGAGCAGGAGCTGAGCAAGCAGCGCCTGCGGCTGGAGGAGGAGCAGCGCGCCCGAGGCGAGGCCGAGGCTGCCGGCCGGGCCTACCAGCGGGACGTGGACGGCGCCAGCCTGGCCCGCCTGGAGCTGGAGAAGAGGCTGGAGtcgctgctggaggagctgggcttCGAGCGGCGGCTGCACCacgaggaggtggaggagctgcGGAGCCTCCTGCAGGCCGCACAGCTGcccgtggaggtggaggtggacacGGCCAAGCCCGAGCTGACCGCCGCGCTGCGGGACATCCGCGCCGAGTACGAGAACCTGGCGGCCCGCAACACGCAGTCGGCCGAGGACTGGTACAAGACCAAGTTCGCCGACATGAGCGAGGCGGCGGCCAAGAGCAGCGAGGCGCTGAGGGCCAACCGGGAGGAGCTGAGCGAGTACCGGCGGCAGCTGCAGTCCCGCACCATCGAGGTGGAGGCCGTGCGGGGAACCAATGAGTCTCTGGAGAGGCAGCTCCGGGAGATGGAGGAGCGGCACAGCGCCGAGATCAGCGGCCTCCAG GACACTATTGGCCAAGTGGAGGATGAGCTGAGCAACACCAAGGTTGAGATGGCTCGACACCTGAGGGAATATCAGGAACTTCTTAATGTGAAAATGGCCTTGGACATAGAGATTGCTGCTTATCG GAAGTTACTGGAAGGTGAAGAGACCAGGATCAGCACCAGTATTATCAACCTGCCGCCTACCAGCTCAATCCCAGCACTATCAGTCCCATTCCAACCCCGATTCTCCACCATGACAACCTCTACCCTTGTCACCTCCAAGAAAGAGAAGGAAGAGCAGCCCAAAATGTCATCAAAATCCTCCAAGCAATCCTCCAAGCAAAAAACAGAGGCTTATGAGGAGATCATTGAAGAAACCATTGTGTCAACCAAGAAGGTTGAGCGAGAGGAACAGAATACAACTGGCCAGAAAACAGAGTTTGCCAATCCTCCAAAATAA